The following DNA comes from Triplophysa dalaica isolate WHDGS20190420 chromosome 10, ASM1584641v1, whole genome shotgun sequence.
AAGAGAGATTCAAAGACAGAGTTCATGTGGATCCTCAAACTGGATTTCTGACCGTCACAAACAGCAAAACTGaagactctggactttatcaactacAGATCAGCAGAAACGACAAGACAGGGAAATCAGAAAGAAAATTCACTGTTACTGTCCGTGGTGAGTAAGATGAGGTCTTTGAGATCAGTTATACTGCCAGTTATACTATACAGTTATACTGTGTTAATTTATCTCCacctacaaataaaaaatccttcTGGTAGTTTTTGTTGACCCATCAGCGTAACAGTGAAATCTAATAGAATTAATGAGTTAAAATAATGTCAATAAATATGTAGCAAGAAGTACATGGGCGGAAAGTATGTAATGTCCCATGAACCTGTCTGTAACTTCTAGTTTACCTGTCATTTCGCGTCTTTAAATGTCGGCATTTCTGTTTCTGACAGAGAAATTTAGGAatgtgtcagtgatggagggagattctttCACTCTCAACACTGGAGTTGCTTTCATACAGAGGCCTGATATGATCAAGTGGGAGTTTAAACACAAGTCTATAGCTGAACTGATTGGAAAAAGACcttctgctgctgctgctgttgatAAAGATGAAAGATTCACAGACAGACTGGAGCTGGAccatcagactggatctctcaccgtCACAAACACCAGAAccacagactctggactttacACAATGAAGATCAACTCTGAGGATTCAGAATGGAAATTCAGTGTCACTGTCAGCAGTGAGTAACTCAATTCCTAATGAAGAAATCTCTCTTTAttggttaaaaacacactttaacaATAACTGCAACAGTGGCTTCTGGACAGTTATTTTCCTTTCCCCAACTAAACAGTCCTCATATTTTTCACAATTATACTTCTAAAGTTAatttatcttgttttaaggttgtttaaacatttttactctGCAAGAAgacaaatatatgtttatattgtttaaacagGCCGGCTTCCTTGGGAAAAACGTCCAGAGCAGAAAGAAGGTGAGATTTATTCCTGCTGTTTGACTGAAACTAATTCAACTCGTGACTTTCAGTGTTTCCTTAACAGATGATTATGCAATAACCTGTTGTATCTAACAGGTATCTGTTCTATCTCAGTTAAGCTCAAGTGCTCATTAGGAAACTAATATCATTCCTTCTCAGTGATCCACCAGTGATCTCAACTACCTGATACTGCACCCACATAAACATAAAGATGCCATGTTGACAAGTTTCAGAAAGAAAGGGCAAAAATGCACAAGATATAGTACCCTCAATGCCCTGTAAATAGCAATATTGCTTCTTCTGATGCAGAAATAAACTGCTGATAAAGTGtcaaatgtagtggagtaaagagTACATACTTATAAAAAAGCTACTTGTATCTTTAATGCTTTTTGATTTGACACTGAGGCTTCGTGAAGCAATGTACCGAACCTTGATAAGTTTGCCATAACCATGCGATCTATCACATCCAAAGCTTTTTTTAGACTAAATCACATTACTTTTTTTCACGAACCCTTGCGCAGGTTTCGATTGTCCTCCGCTTCAGTAGTGAATTTTGAGTGCAACTGTCCCGTGTCAAAGAACAttctttaaagcaaaaaaaaaagagttaatgaaaaagaaatatacCATCTTATTGTTAAAGTGTCCTGTTTCTtgtattacaaaaatatattatatttggcCTACccagaaaataaaatgtcaagtcCTCAAAACACAAGCATGTCACTGTAATACAacaatttgatttgaatttttctGTGATTTAGGCTGCAAACGTTGATAAAAGcacttttatataaaatgtcattttgttcaatttattGAAAATTTCTTAAACACAGTCATagactttgttatttattcatacaGTATGCAGGCCTTAGTGCTACATCAACACTAAcacatacaaaatgtattttgtaataaCGTAATGCATTACaagacaacaaaaaataaatggacaaaGACGCAGCATTTCCTCCCTTTGATCACAAGATGGCGATAGTGTGCACcattttgaaaaactttgaGTAATTAACCAATGTAACGACACACTTGATGGAAAAGCCTCATTGCTTCATAAGGCTTCATTTCACCATCACTAATTTAACTCACTACTGTGatcatgttttctttcagaatCCACAGAAAATACACCAGAAGAGTCAAAGCTGCTAACAAGTCAAGACTCACCCATCAGAGAGGAGGAGCAGACAGGTTAGACCACATTTCTGTTGCATTTCGCCCTGATAGATTATCTGTAGtcttaaaaattctgtcatgtctTTCAAACCACATATGAATGTCTTCTGTCCAGCACAAAAGGAAACGTCTTGCAAAAGAGTCGTCTtgccataaagtaaaagtgaatctgaagcCACACATTGTGTGTGAGGAACGTTGACaatattattcaaatgaaaaaaatgtatcttctcTCAAATCTCATTCACGATTGTGAATATTCAGTTATTTGGCCGCTCTAGACATGTTGAAAGTGCTCTATAGCAATTTATTAAGTGTTCACTTGTCACAATGTCTTTTAtcaaaaactataattttatCTTTCACAATCATGCTTCTCAAGTTAATTTATCTTGTTATATCACTCACTTGTTTTAATGCCAGTATTTCTGCTTCTGACAGAGAACAGTAAGACGGTGTCACTGATGGAGGGAGGATCGTTATTAATCAGGACTGGAGATGCTTTCACACAGAGGCCTGATATGATCAAGTGGATGTTTAAACACAAGTGTATTGCTGAACTCACTGGAAATAcacctgctgctgctgctgctcaTGTTGATGTTGATAAAGATGAAAGATTCACAGGCAGACTGAAGCTCGACCATTATACTTtcaccatcacaaacaccaGAACCACAGACTCTGGATGTTACACACTGAGGATGAGAACAGGGGATTCAAAATGGGAATATATTTTCAATGTCAGAGGTGAGTAACTCAATTTCAAAGGAAGAAAACTCTCTTTATTGGTTAAAAACACCATTTCACAACAACTTCATCTTTAACAGTAACTTCAAGAGTCACTGATGCATTATCATACTATATGAACATAATAACAGTTTACTGTACAGCTACTGTAAAGCTACTACCGTACCCCTAAAAACCCTTAATATCTTTTACAGCTATACTTTTTAGGTTCATCttgttttaaggatgtttagATCTTTGTTATTTAACaagataaatatgaaatatttgtttttagcaGAGGCCTTCAGAAGATTTGAACTATAATGTACAGATACAATCCAAATGCCTTGTGCTTGTTGTACACATTCAGTAAATATGAAACAAGAAAACTTGAAGGTTTTGTAAGACATCAGTTGAAATTCATATggggtgaataaataatcacaggatttgtattttttggagaACTATTCCCTTAAACAAAGTTTCTCTTAACATATGtcgttttttttctctgttttctagtgctttctaaaaaaaacaaagggaATTTTTCCGAAGCGGCAAACGCAAAGACTGAATCAGATCCTTTGTGGTCTGTTCATGTTGCACAAAATAACAAGGAATTGTGTGTAGTGAATGTGGTTCTGAAACCCTCAAATGTGCCGgtgtcccgtccggcactcccggcccggtgtcccgtccggcactcccgggccggTGTCCCGTCCAGCACTCCCgggccggtcccgtccggcactcccgggcctctccagccatGGTCCGTTCCGGCAGTCCtccaggggactaggacagttcctccAAGGACTTCCCCTGTCAAGCCCtctggggctccgcgctctggcgTGCCCCCacgggctaggacttccccacccagcccctACCCTTTTGGACTGCCCCCTAGG
Coding sequences within:
- the LOC130430378 gene encoding uncharacterized protein LOC130430378, giving the protein MKNTFTINVFVLFYLQFHLWDEVKVVSVMEGDSVTLHTGLTDTQRYDQIVWTFGEDGIVIVKDDREDNKTTFTHDEIYEDRLELNYQTGSLTITDARITDTGLYKVKITGRRRTVHKGFSVTVSGISPGGVAGIVIVVLLVMSGAVGVFVSFYRRRTSEITKQNDVFVDKSVSVKTGDSVILHTGVKEIQKDDEITWMFEDTSIAKMKGDQTIENIDDRFKDKLKLDPQTGSLIIKDTKTEHTGLYKVKMRLQDVTSAQIFIVSESDKLSVNEGDPFTLNSGQNELGDKVMTWRFKDKHIATVSEHQAPVCDEERFKDRVHVDPQTGFLTVTNSKTEDSGLYQLQISRNDKTGKSERKFTVTVREKFRNVSVMEGDSFTLNTGVAFIQRPDMIKWEFKHKSIAELIGKRPSAAAAVDKDERFTDRLELDHQTGSLTVTNTRTTDSGLYTMKINSEDSEWKFSVTVSSRLPWEKRPEQKEESTENTPEESKLLTSQDSPIREEEQTENSKTVSLMEGGSLLIRTGDAFTQRPDMIKWMFKHKCIAELTGNTPAAAAAHVDVDKDERFTGRLKLDHYTFTITNTRTTDSGCYTLRMRTGDSKWEYIFNVRVLSKKNKGNFSEAANAKTESDPLWSVHVAQNNKELCVVNVVLKPSNVPVSRPALPARCPVRHSRAGVPSSTPGPVPSGTPGPLQPWSVPAVLQGTRTVPPRTSPVKPSGAPRSGVPPRARTSPPSPYPFGLPPRNSCFAPPPLPCLLFILCHPNPSVIFACLPLIMFSMFCWFLSVTQSVLSC